The nucleotide window TTTGCGCCGGCCTCACGCAGGAGCTTGCAAATAATGCCGCTCGTCGTCCCGCGGACAATGGAATCATCAACCATGATGATCCGTTTCCCCCGGACAACGGATTTAACGACATTGAGTTTCATGCGGACAGCCAATTCGCGCTGTTTTTGATTCGGTTTAATAAAGGTGCGTCCCATGTAGCGATTTTTGATCAGGCCAAAGTTGAAGGGAATGCCGGAAGCCATGGAATAACCGATGGCGGCCGTGTTACCGCTATCCGGAACGGGGATGATAAGATCGGCGTCATATTGAGTTTCCGCCCACATTTCTTTGCCCATATTTAGCCGCGCCTGATAAACATCTTGCCCGTCGATAATGCTGTCGGGACGGGCAAAATAAATATATTCAAACGAACAGACCTGTTTCCTGCCGGCTTCGGCATAGCGCGTCGCCTTGATACCGGCTTCGCTGATCTCGATAAATTCCCCTGCCTTGACATCCCGGACAAAGGTGGCCCCGATGGCGTCAAGCGCACAGGTTTCCGAGGCCAAAACCCAGCCGCCTTCAGAAGTCCTGCCGATGCAAAGCGGTCTAAATCCATAAGGATCGCGAATGCCGTACAACTTATCCTTCGTCATCAGGACAAGAGAGAAAGCGCCTTGTACCCGATTCATGCTCTCAATAATCCGCTCTTCAAAGGTCTCTTTCCGACTGCGACTAATCAGATTAACGATGATCTCGCTGTCCATCGTCGTTTGAAAAGTGGCGCCCGCCTTGTCAAGCTCTTCCCGCAAAGCGCGCGTGTTCGTTAAATTTCCGTTATGCGCCAAGGCAATCTCGCCCATTGCCGTGTATACAGCTAAAGGCTGTATATTTCGCGGATTATTGGAGCCCGTCGTCGAATAGCGGACATGCCCAATCCCGATATGGCCTTCTTCCTGAGGAACCCCTTTCTCAAAAACGGTGCTGATCAGCCCCATGCCGCGATACGTACGGATATCGGACCCGTTAATCAGTGCCATACCGCCGCTTTCCTGTCCTCTATGCTGCAAGGCGAAAAGGCCCCAATAAAGATATCTGGGAATATCCAAGTTCCTATCATAAATACCTATTACGCCACATTCTTCATGCTGCTTATCCCAAATCGGATCGTAAAACATGAAACCCTCCTCTACGCACTTACGTTTCCCCTGATACTATAGTAATGAAGCCTGCAATTTTTCGTTTTTAGCGATAACCTGACGCGTCATATCGTCACGATACGCTTGGTATTTCGCCGCTAAAATCGGATCACTGACAGCACCGATCTGCAATGCCAGTAAGGCGGCGTTTTTGGCCCCATTGATGGCAACAGTAGCGACCGGAATGCCGGACGGCATCTGAACCATGGCCAATAAGGCGTCCATCCCTTTCAGACTGCCGCCTTCAAGGGGTACGCCGATAACGGGGAGCGTCGTAAAGCTGGCAACAACCCCGGCCAAATGTGCCGCCATCCCGGCGCCGGCAACGATGCAGCTTAAGCCGCGGTCTTTTGCGCCGCCTGCAAATTCTTTGACTACTTCAGGCGTACGGTGCGCAGAAGCCAACACAACTTCACAGGCTACGTCAAAGTCTTTAAACACATCCAGTGCTTTTTGCATGACCGGTAAATCCGAATCACTGCCCATAATCAATCCGACTTTCATAAGACCCTCCTCAAAAAAAACAAAACCCAAAAACAACGCCAGTTGCCTTTGGGTATCTGCCCGTCAGGATACACCGATAGCCAGCACGTCTTCAATGTCAACACACGAAGTCCACAGCCTGAGCATCACAGCGCATCTCCTTGGTACAAAATTATTATCAAAATACATGTAAATTCTATCAAAAAAACATATATCGGTCAATAAAAGGACCGACAATCTATTAGGGAAATATTCGTTACCCATTCCTGTAAAATAACAGAAGAATGAGCTAAAGTATAATTTCTTTAACTCATTCTTCTTTTTCAACTTCAACCTATTTTTTGCAACAATGCATTATGGCCTAAACGGTAACGCTTAGAATACGCCTTGTGCAAGCATAGCGTCAGCTACACGTTCAAAGCCGGCAATGTTGGCACCGGCGACGAGGTTGTAACCCAATCCGTTGCGTTCGGATGCGTCTTTGCAGTTCTTGTAAATCGTGTTCATGATTTCATGGAGACGAGCATCTACTTCTTCTGCAGTCCAGACAAGACGTTCGCTGTTCTGGCTCATTTCCAAAGCAGATACGGCTACGCCACCGGCATTAACAGCTTTAGACGGAGCAACGATCATATCTTTCTGTTCCATTAAGAATTTCAATGCATCGTTGGTTGTCGGCATGTTGGCAACTTCAATATAGTACCGAACGCCATTAGCGGCAATTTGTTTAGCCTGTTCCATATGAACGTCATTCTGCATGGCAGACGGCATTACAATATCGGCTTTCTGGCCCCACGGTTTTTCACCCGGGAAGAATTGAACGCCGAATTTATCAGCATAATCCTGTACGCGGTTACGGCCGCTGCTGCGCATTTCAAGGAGATAATCAATTTTTTCTTTTGTAGTAACGCCATCGGGATCATAAATATATCCGTCAGGACCGGACAAGGTAACAACTTTGGCGCCGAGTTCAGCAGCCTTCAAGCAGATACCCCACGTTACATTGCCGAAGCCGGCAGCTGCGATCGTCTTGCCTTTAATGTCCTGGCCGTCATCTTTCAAAACATTTTCCAAGTAATAAACGGCGCCAAAGCCGGTAGCTTCCGGACGAATGCGGGAGCCGCCGAAGCTGAACCCTTTACCGGTCAATACACCGTTTTCAAAAGCGCCCTTCAAGCGGCGGTATTCGCCATAAAGATACCCGATTTCACGGCCGCCGACGCCCATATCACCTGCAGGAACATCGATATCGGGACCAATATAACGATACAAGGCTTGCATAAAGCTCTGGCAGAAACGCATGATTTCAGCATCGGATTTACCGGCAGGATCAAAATCGGAACCGCCTTTAGCGCCGCCGATAGGAAGCCCTGTCAAAGCATTTTTGAAAATTTGTTCAAAGCCAAGGAATTTAATGATGCCGGGATATACGTTCTTCTGGAAACGAAGACCACCCTTGTATGGCCCGATAGCGCCGTTAAACTGGAAACGATAGCCCGTATTCGTATGGTATTCACCCTTGTCGTCTTCCCAAACGACACGGAAAGTGAACTGACGTTCCGGTTCTACCAAACGATTCAGCAGATCGAATTTTTCGTATTCCGGATGTTTTTCCACTACCGGTTCCAACGAAGTCAATACTTCTTCGACGGTTTGAACGAATTCCGGTTCATTGGCATGTTTCGTTCTGACATTTTCAATTACTGATTCCAAATACTTGTTCATTTCAAATCACCTCGTTAAAAATTTTACCTAACCTGATTTCTATGCCTTAATCATAGCACTTTTCTTATTTATTGCAAATACCGCATCGTAAAAATTATTTTTACACATAAAACGCCGTCTTTTTTATTTTTAGCATGGTCAAATAAAACCGCAAGGGTTATTTGTGAAAATAAAAACAATTTAAACGTTATATCTTATATTCTTTAAAATTATTCGAACTATGATTTATAGTTATTATATTTTTTTACCTTATATTTCTTGTGAATCATTTTTCAGACTGTATGACCTAAAAAACGTCAATAAATCCCGCCATTTCCCATGCATAACGGAAAAACAGCGCTGCTTGAAGACGGTCGCAAGTGCTTATTGGACAGCCGCTATCTCATGCGGTAAAAGAGGTGGCATCTCACTACAAAAAAATACCGCTTCCGGCTCTTTCCGGAAGCGATATTCGTTATTTCTCAATTACATATTTTCAATAATTTGGTCGTACTTTTTGGAAACAGCCTCGAATTCTTCATCCGTAGGCGCCACGTAAATGACTTCACCGTCTTCCTCGTCAAGACGGGCAATAATGGCGTCGCCGTCAATCTCGTCCTCCTCTTCGTCGGGAATGGGAATAAGCACACAAAATTGTTTGCCGTCATGTTCGATTCTCACGTCTTCTTCATAGTATTCTTCTTCGCCGTTTTCACCGGTAACAGTAACGACCTGTACTTCTTCCAACATTTCTTCAGACATCACAGACCTCCTTGGGCATCTAAATAATTCTGCAGTATAAATACGGCCGCTATGGCGTCAACCACCTTTTTGCGGTTTTCCCGGCGCACCTTCGCCGCCTTCAGCTGCCGCTGCGCCATGACCGTAGTCAGGCGTTCATCCCAATAGACGACCTCCATATTGGGTATCGCCTCTTTTAATTCTGCAACAAAATGCTCTATCTTGTCAATATTTTCGCTATGATCCCCATTCATGTGACGCGGTTTGCCGACGACGATACGATGAATCTCCTTCTCTTTGACTAATTCCGCCAATCGTGCCAAATCTTTTTTCTTTGATTGACGACGAATCGTTTCTACAGCCTGGGCCGTAATCAGCAAAGCGTCGCTACAGGCCACGCCGATCGTCTTCGAACCGATATCCAATGCCAAAATACGCATCGTTTAAAGTTTACGCTGCTTCACGTAGGACTGCAGCAGTTCTTCAATTAATTCATCCCGTTCAATGCGCCGAATATTACTTCTTGCATTATGGTGACTCGTAATATATGTCGGATCGCCGGAAATCAAATAGCCGACAATCTGATTGATCGGATTATAGCCTTTTTCTTCCAATGCTTTGTAAACATCTTCCAAAATCATCGCTGCTACACTGCGCTCTTCATCCTTCGTCCGCACGACCATCGTTTCGTCATTTACTGCCATATGCTCACGTCCTTTTATGGAAAATCAAGTACTATTTTATCCTTTAGCAATCATCGACTGCAACGCCGCCTTGCCTGCCGTCAAAGCCGCATCCAACTTTTCCGGCTCTTTGCCGCCGGCCTGCGCCATATCGGGACGGCCGCCGCCGTTACCTCCGGCAGCCTGGGCCGCTTCCTTAATGATCTTACCGGCATGAATACCGTCCTTTGTCCTGGCCTTTTCCACCTTGCAGACAAAATTCACTTTATCGCCGATAACGGCCCCCAAAAGAACAACGCCGCCGGCTCTATCCAAAACGGTATCGGCCAAGTCGCGCAGGCCGTCCATGGAATCAACGGAAACTGCCGCGGCAATACAGGAAATTCCGCCCATCTCTTCCTGCGAGGCAAGGATCGCGTCCAGCGCTGAAAGCGACCGTTCTTTTTTCAGCTGCTGCAATTCTTTTTCGCTGTCGCGAAGTTGTTGCAGAAGGTGTGTCACCCGAACCGTCAATTCGCCTTCCTTCGTCTTCAGCTGCGCCGCCAATTCCGTCAATACAGCCGCATCGGCCTTTGCCTTTGCCAATGCGCCGGCACCGGTCACAGCCTCAATGCGGCGCACGCCGGTACCGATCCCGGCTTCGGTCAGAATACGGAAAGACCCGATCACAGCCGTGTTATCGACATGGCTTCCACCGCATAATTCACAGCTGAATCCGGGAACAGTCACGACGCGAACGATGTCGCCGTATTTCTCACCGAAAAGCGCCATGGCCCCCTTTTCTTTGGCGGCATCAATCGGCATTTCTTCAATTTCCACTCTGATCGCCTTTAATATTTCTTTATTCACTTCAGCCTCGACATCGGCTATTTCATCGGCCGACATGGACGAAAAATGCGTAAAATCGAAGCGAAGCCGCTCAGGTGTCACCAGAGAACCGGCCTGATTGACGTGATTGCCCAAAACCTTGCGCAGTGCCGCTTGGAGCAAATGCGTAGCCGTATGGTTGCGCGCTAACGCCAGATTACGTTCCTTATCAACAACCAGCTGCACCGTATCGCCCTTGTGCAGCACACCTTCCTGCACAGTGGCAATAAGATAAACTAACCCGTTGGGCAAACTCTTCGTATTTGTTACCGCTGCCTTACAGGTATCGTTGACGAGCAGTCCCGTATCGCCGATCTGACCGCCGCCTTCGGCATGGAACGGCGTCCTGTCAAGGATGATCGTTACTTCTTCACCGTCTCCGGCCGCTTCGATTGCCGCACCGTTTTTACCGAGCAGGACAATGGTCCCATCCTTAGCCGACGGATCCTGTACAAGGCAACTCCGGTCCAAATCCGTCGTATCCGGCGTAATGACTTTGGCGGCCACATCCGCTCGGGCGGCACGGGCTCGTTCCTGTTGCTCCCGCATCGCCGCTTCGAAACCGGCGTCATCTATGGATAGGCCCTTTTCCGCCGCAATTTCCTGCGTCAATTCCACAGGGAACCCATAGGTGTCATAAAGTCGGAAGACCTGTGCGCCGTCCAGGACGGTGCTTTCGCCTCTTGCTTCGATCATTCCGTTGAGTAATTCCAGCCCCTGTGCCAAGGTAGCGCCAAACTGGCGTTCTTCCGTATCAATTATCTTTTTGATCAGTTCTTTCCGTTCCGCCAGTTCCGGATACGCTTCACCAAACATTGCGACTACGGTATCAACCAGCAAACTGAGGAAAGGCGCTTCGATTCCCAACAATCTGCCGAACCGAACGGCACGGCGCAATACGCGGCGCAACACGTAGCCGCGTCCTTCATTAGACGGCAAAACCCCGTCGCTGATCAGCATCGTCACAGCCCGAATATGATCAGCAATGACCTTCATCGCCACTTTTTGTTCCGGATCCTCATAATTTCCCCGGCAAAGGTCACGAACCGCTTCAATAATCGGAAAGATCAGATCCGTTTCAAAATTCGATTCTTTCTGCTGAATGACGGAAGCCAGTCGCTCCAATCCGGCACCAGTATCGATGTTTTTCTTTTCAAGAGGAATATATTCTCCGTCTTTATTACGGTTAAACTGCGTAAACACGAGATTCCAGATTTCCAGATAACGATCGCAGTCACAACCGACCGTGCAGGACGGCTGACCGCAGCCGCGTTCGGGACCGAGATCGTAGAATATTTCACTGTCCGGACCGCAAGGCCCTTCCCCTATTTCCCAAAAATTGTCATCAAGCTTAAAAATGCGTTCGTCACTCAGCCCGATCATGTCGTGCCAATAACCGTAAGCCTCATCGTCATCGGGATAAATAGTCACATATAACCTGGATTCATCCAGTTCCAAAACCTTCGTCAAGAATTCCCAGGCCCAGGCGATGGCTTCTTTCTTGAAGTAATTTCCGAAAGAAAAATTGCCGAGCATTTCAAAAAACGTATGATGCCGTGCCGTTCTGCCGACATTATCAATATCCCCGGTGCGGATACATTTCTGGCTCGTCGCCACTCTGTAGGACGGCGGTACGAGCTTTCCCGTAAAGTACGGTTTAAGCGGAGCCATGCCGGCGCCAATGAGGAGCAAACTGGGATCATTTTCGGGAACCAGAGAAAAACTATGAAGAACCAGATGCTGTTTGCTTTTAAAAAATTCCAGGTATGCTTTCCGTATTTCGTTTCCCGTCATGTACTTCATCAGTAACACTCCTTTAAAATCTCAATTTATTCCTTTATTTATTGCCAAATTATACACTCATTATCAGCCTTATCGCAACTGTTTCCCCGTAAAAAACGAAGCCGGCAGCAAACGAACCGCTTTGTTTATTTGCTGCCGACCTTCGAATTGCCCGTTAACGCACGCGTTTCGCGCCGACATAACGACTGGACCAATAATCGCTGTTCAAGCTGTCAACACGAATGCCGCCGCTCGACGTGGCACTGATAAAATTATCGTCACCGACATAGATTCCGGAATGAGAGACGCCGGACGCATAGGTGGAAAAAAACACCAGATCACCCGGCACTAAGTCGCGACGCCTGACGGAGGCTCCCACAAGATATTGCTCGTCAGCCATGCGCGGCAGTGTAATGCCGTTATGTGAAAATACGTATCTTGTAAAACCCGAACAATCAAATCCCGACGGTGTATTACCGCCGAATACGTACGGTACGCCGAGATACCGATAAGCTGATGAAACAATTTTCCTGCCGATTACATCATTGCCCGCATATTTCTTCGTTCTTAAATAATCGGCGCGGTCTCCGCCGCCAGAATACGGCAGGCTGTCAGTTTTCCGGCTAGTCTTTCTGTCTTTCCTTGCCTTTTCTTTCGGCATTGCTTTTCCCAACAGCTTCCTATACGTCGCCTCATCAACGGTCCCGCTGATCGCAAGCCCTTTATCGGCCTGAAAATGCTCTACGGCTTTGCTCGTCTCTCGGCCGTAAATACCGTCGGCGCTGACGGCATAGCCGAATTTTCGAAGCTGCTTCTGTATTGATGCGACCTGACTGCCGCGGTCACCGACACCGTAAGCCCCGACAGGAACAGTCGTTATCAGCAGCAGTGCCGCAACGAACGCCACTTTAGAAACGTTTTGCCACATACTGTTCTCCCGTCTCCCTTCCATTTTTTGCACGTTATCTGTCATAGATCGCTTCTTTCCCTGCTTCAGTCTTACTCGCCGTCCTTTTGTCTCTTGCCAAGTTCAGCACGAAGCCAATAAAGGGGTCGATCTTTTACTTCTTCAAATATCCGGCCTATATATTCGCCGATAATTCCCATGAAAATCAATTGGAACCCGCCCATGAGACAGACGACGACGATCGTCGTCGTCCACCCCGGAGTCGCCTGGCCCGTGATTTTGCAATAAAGGGCATGCATGATGATGACAATACTGAATAAGCCGCTAAGCAAGCCGGCGTAAAAGGATATGCGCAACGGCAGGTTAGAGTATGACGTAATGCCGTCCAAGGCGAAACGGAGCATTTTCTTCATCGAAAATTTTGAAGTCCCGGCAAAACGCTTCGGCGCTATAAAATCGATAGTCGCCGTCTTATATCCGATGTCGCCGACAATGCCGCGAATAAACCGGCCATGTTCACGAAAACGCCGAAAAGTCGTCAGTACCTTTCTGTCCATGAGACGGAAATCAGATCCTCCCGGTGTAATATGTACCGGCGATAAGGCATTTAAAACCTTGTAATATGCTGATGAAGTCAACTGTTTGACGAAACCGGCATCGTCCGTCGCCAATCGAACGGTTTGTACAACATCATAACCTTCACGCCATTTTTGCAATAAATCGGGAATCATCGCCGGCGGATGCTGTAAGTCTCCGTCCATAGTGATAACGGCATCGCCTCGAGCATGATCCATGCCGCACGTGAGAGCCAGCTGATGCCCGAAATTACGGGCCAGAATAAAGGCCCGTACGTGCTCATCTTGCTGCGTCAGGCGACTCAGCACCAACGGTGTCGTGTCATTTGAACCGTCATCGACAAAAATGATTTCGTAAGCCATATCGACGGTTCCCAAAACCTGCGTAACTTCTTCATAGAATTTCTCTATATTTAATTGTTCATTATACACAGGGACAACGATCGAAAGAATTTTTCGTTCATCCTTTAAAAATACATTCACGCTTATAGATACCTTCCCGTATTTTTCTTCTCAAGAACCGCCGAAAAACAATCCTTCAAGAACTTTTTTTATTATATCATCATTCTCTCGTTTTTGCCAGAAAAGGCCGTGGCTGTGCAGTTTTCATCCTCCAAAAACCTTATTCCACAGACAAAAGCCGCAAAAATTCCGCCGCCGAAGGCAGCGTCCGAAGCTGCTTCCAAGGCTGGAACGAACGTAACTCGTCATAACCGTAATGGCCGGTAGCGACGGAAATCGTCTTGGCCCCGATCGCCTTGCCGCATTCAATGTCATACGGCGTATCGCCGATCACAAACATCGTCTCAACAGCATTGCCCCATGTTCTTTTGGCGATAGCA belongs to Megasphaera vaginalis (ex Bordigoni et al. 2020) and includes:
- the purF gene encoding amidophosphoribosyltransferase; the protein is MFYDPIWDKQHEECGVIGIYDRNLDIPRYLYWGLFALQHRGQESGGMALINGSDIRTYRGMGLISTVFEKGVPQEEGHIGIGHVRYSTTGSNNPRNIQPLAVYTAMGEIALAHNGNLTNTRALREELDKAGATFQTTMDSEIIVNLISRSRKETFEERIIESMNRVQGAFSLVLMTKDKLYGIRDPYGFRPLCIGRTSEGGWVLASETCALDAIGATFVRDVKAGEFIEISEAGIKATRYAEAGRKQVCSFEYIYFARPDSIIDGQDVYQARLNMGKEMWAETQYDADLIIPVPDSGNTAAIGYSMASGIPFNFGLIKNRYMGRTFIKPNQKQRELAVRMKLNVVKSVVRGKRIIMVDDSIVRGTTSGIICKLLREAGAKEVYMCVSAPPIKYPCFYGIDTSVRKELIASALDEEAIRKYIGVDKLHFITLEGLDRALVGIPREDMCLACFNNDYPTTIPVSTEEGEKYALE
- the purE gene encoding 5-(carboxyamino)imidazole ribonucleotide mutase; protein product: MKVGLIMGSDSDLPVMQKALDVFKDFDVACEVVLASAHRTPEVVKEFAGGAKDRGLSCIVAGAGMAAHLAGVVASFTTLPVIGVPLEGGSLKGMDALLAMVQMPSGIPVATVAINGAKNAALLALQIGAVSDPILAAKYQAYRDDMTRQVIAKNEKLQASLL
- the gdhA gene encoding NADP-specific glutamate dehydrogenase; translated protein: MNKYLESVIENVRTKHANEPEFVQTVEEVLTSLEPVVEKHPEYEKFDLLNRLVEPERQFTFRVVWEDDKGEYHTNTGYRFQFNGAIGPYKGGLRFQKNVYPGIIKFLGFEQIFKNALTGLPIGGAKGGSDFDPAGKSDAEIMRFCQSFMQALYRYIGPDIDVPAGDMGVGGREIGYLYGEYRRLKGAFENGVLTGKGFSFGGSRIRPEATGFGAVYYLENVLKDDGQDIKGKTIAAAGFGNVTWGICLKAAELGAKVVTLSGPDGYIYDPDGVTTKEKIDYLLEMRSSGRNRVQDYADKFGVQFFPGEKPWGQKADIVMPSAMQNDVHMEQAKQIAANGVRYYIEVANMPTTNDALKFLMEQKDMIVAPSKAVNAGGVAVSALEMSQNSERLVWTAEEVDARLHEIMNTIYKNCKDASERNGLGYNLVAGANIAGFERVADAMLAQGVF
- a CDS encoding DUF1292 domain-containing protein translates to MSEEMLEEVQVVTVTGENGEEEYYEEDVRIEHDGKQFCVLIPIPDEEEDEIDGDAIIARLDEEDGEVIYVAPTDEEFEAVSKKYDQIIENM
- the ruvX gene encoding Holliday junction resolvase RuvX, with protein sequence MRILALDIGSKTIGVACSDALLITAQAVETIRRQSKKKDLARLAELVKEKEIHRIVVGKPRHMNGDHSENIDKIEHFVAELKEAIPNMEVVYWDERLTTVMAQRQLKAAKVRRENRKKVVDAIAAVFILQNYLDAQGGL
- a CDS encoding IreB family regulatory phosphoprotein, producing the protein MAVNDETMVVRTKDEERSVAAMILEDVYKALEEKGYNPINQIVGYLISGDPTYITSHHNARSNIRRIERDELIEELLQSYVKQRKL
- the alaS gene encoding alanine--tRNA ligase → MTGNEIRKAYLEFFKSKQHLVLHSFSLVPENDPSLLLIGAGMAPLKPYFTGKLVPPSYRVATSQKCIRTGDIDNVGRTARHHTFFEMLGNFSFGNYFKKEAIAWAWEFLTKVLELDESRLYVTIYPDDDEAYGYWHDMIGLSDERIFKLDDNFWEIGEGPCGPDSEIFYDLGPERGCGQPSCTVGCDCDRYLEIWNLVFTQFNRNKDGEYIPLEKKNIDTGAGLERLASVIQQKESNFETDLIFPIIEAVRDLCRGNYEDPEQKVAMKVIADHIRAVTMLISDGVLPSNEGRGYVLRRVLRRAVRFGRLLGIEAPFLSLLVDTVVAMFGEAYPELAERKELIKKIIDTEERQFGATLAQGLELLNGMIEARGESTVLDGAQVFRLYDTYGFPVELTQEIAAEKGLSIDDAGFEAAMREQQERARAARADVAAKVITPDTTDLDRSCLVQDPSAKDGTIVLLGKNGAAIEAAGDGEEVTIILDRTPFHAEGGGQIGDTGLLVNDTCKAAVTNTKSLPNGLVYLIATVQEGVLHKGDTVQLVVDKERNLALARNHTATHLLQAALRKVLGNHVNQAGSLVTPERLRFDFTHFSSMSADEIADVEAEVNKEILKAIRVEIEEMPIDAAKEKGAMALFGEKYGDIVRVVTVPGFSCELCGGSHVDNTAVIGSFRILTEAGIGTGVRRIEAVTGAGALAKAKADAAVLTELAAQLKTKEGELTVRVTHLLQQLRDSEKELQQLKKERSLSALDAILASQEEMGGISCIAAAVSVDSMDGLRDLADTVLDRAGGVVLLGAVIGDKVNFVCKVEKARTKDGIHAGKIIKEAAQAAGGNGGGRPDMAQAGGKEPEKLDAALTAGKAALQSMIAKG
- a CDS encoding C40 family peptidase; the encoded protein is MTDNVQKMEGRRENSMWQNVSKVAFVAALLLITTVPVGAYGVGDRGSQVASIQKQLRKFGYAVSADGIYGRETSKAVEHFQADKGLAISGTVDEATYRKLLGKAMPKEKARKDRKTSRKTDSLPYSGGGDRADYLRTKKYAGNDVIGRKIVSSAYRYLGVPYVFGGNTPSGFDCSGFTRYVFSHNGITLPRMADEQYLVGASVRRRDLVPGDLVFFSTYASGVSHSGIYVGDDNFISATSSGGIRVDSLNSDYWSSRYVGAKRVR
- a CDS encoding glycosyltransferase family 2 protein, translating into MNVFLKDERKILSIVVPVYNEQLNIEKFYEEVTQVLGTVDMAYEIIFVDDGSNDTTPLVLSRLTQQDEHVRAFILARNFGHQLALTCGMDHARGDAVITMDGDLQHPPAMIPDLLQKWREGYDVVQTVRLATDDAGFVKQLTSSAYYKVLNALSPVHITPGGSDFRLMDRKVLTTFRRFREHGRFIRGIVGDIGYKTATIDFIAPKRFAGTSKFSMKKMLRFALDGITSYSNLPLRISFYAGLLSGLFSIVIIMHALYCKITGQATPGWTTTIVVVCLMGGFQLIFMGIIGEYIGRIFEEVKDRPLYWLRAELGKRQKDGE